A single Candidatus Niyogibacteria bacterium DNA region contains:
- a CDS encoding Glu/Leu/Phe/Val dehydrogenase — protein MRMLDFPEEILLKDILGIPVAVFIHSTKRGPALGGTRALNYSEMIDFFNDGLKLSSAMTFKAIWARLPLGGGKAIINADGKEITNKEFTKRYAEFLNEINAKKIKFITSVDIGCGEEFVDMVSQYTPYITGRSVLIKGLGDPSPQTAKGVFLAIKTAVELDGNTLQGKICNVQGAGKVAMPLMKMLVKEGSFVYFSEKDGDPFAENKAQEAEKIGAIRVSENGIYDLPCHIFIPCAIGGTMNKSTISRLSSLCRFVIGGANNILNTPEDGILLHQRKTFYVPDFIVNRWGLEWVTQEKNGVNNKLSAEDNLSDIQADVKNILRISRAYNFAPSELADIISQKILDGKAKSIEDAYNNNLP, from the coding sequence ATGAGAATGTTAGATTTTCCGGAAGAAATTCTTTTGAAAGATATTTTAGGGATTCCGGTCGCTGTTTTTATTCACAGCACGAAAAGGGGTCCGGCGCTTGGCGGGACCAGAGCGTTGAATTATTCAGAGATGATTGATTTTTTTAATGACGGCTTGAAACTGTCGTCAGCAATGACTTTTAAAGCAATCTGGGCGAGATTGCCTTTGGGCGGAGGCAAGGCGATTATCAACGCGGATGGAAAAGAAATAACAAATAAGGAATTTACTAAAAGATACGCGGAATTCCTTAACGAAATAAACGCAAAGAAAATAAAATTCATCACCAGCGTGGATATTGGCTGTGGCGAGGAATTTGTTGATATGGTTTCCCAATACACTCCTTATATTACCGGAAGATCAGTTTTGATTAAAGGGCTTGGCGATCCGTCGCCTCAAACCGCCAAAGGAGTGTTTTTAGCCATTAAAACCGCGGTTGAATTAGATGGTAATACTCTCCAAGGGAAAATCTGCAATGTCCAAGGAGCAGGAAAAGTAGCCATGCCTTTAATGAAAATGCTTGTTAAAGAAGGGTCTTTTGTTTATTTTTCTGAAAAAGACGGAGATCCGTTTGCTGAAAACAAAGCTCAAGAAGCGGAAAAAATAGGAGCCATCAGAGTTTCTGAAAATGGGATTTACGATCTGCCTTGCCATATTTTTATACCCTGCGCCATAGGCGGAACAATGAATAAATCAACTATTTCAAGATTAAGTTCTTTATGCCGGTTTGTTATTGGCGGCGCCAACAATATTCTTAATACTCCGGAAGATGGGATTTTGCTTCATCAAAGAAAAACTTTTTATGTTCCGGATTTTATTGTTAATCGTTGGGGATTGGAATGGGTGACGCAGGAAAAAAACGGGGTAAATAATAAATTATCAGCCGAAGATAATTTATCCGATATTCAAGCCGATGTTAAAAATATATTAAGAATTTCCCGCGCTTATAATTTTGCTCCCAGTGAATTAGCTGATATTATTTCTCAGAAAATTTTAGATGGTAAAGCTAAGTCAATTGAAGATGCTTACAACAATAATTTACCATAA
- a CDS encoding 3D domain-containing protein gives MLKSNNFWLNRAIISLVILVLTLNASIKEASAAWDYNDIVIFVSNKLKNQQKLFMAVSGDSSGDSEKEIEETNESLLPKTIKVVLTGYSSTIDQTDNTPFITASNTRTRDGVVAANFLDFGTKVKIPSLFGDKIFIVEDRMARKHNDKMDIWFPERHLAKKFGVKKADVIILE, from the coding sequence ATGCTAAAATCTAATAATTTTTGGCTTAATAGAGCCATAATATCATTGGTTATACTAGTTTTAACGCTTAATGCTTCCATAAAAGAAGCAAGCGCCGCTTGGGATTATAATGACATAGTGATTTTTGTAAGCAACAAACTGAAAAACCAACAAAAGTTGTTTATGGCTGTAAGTGGAGATTCCAGCGGAGATTCTGAAAAAGAAATTGAAGAAACGAATGAATCCTTGCTTCCAAAAACGATAAAAGTCGTTTTAACCGGCTATTCTTCAACAATTGATCAAACCGATAATACGCCGTTTATTACAGCCTCAAACACCCGGACGCGCGACGGCGTGGTGGCGGCCAATTTTTTGGATTTCGGCACCAAAGTAAAAATCCCGTCGCTTTTCGGCGATAAAATTTTTATTGTGGAAGACCGGATGGCCCGCAAACATAACGATAAAATGGACATCTGGTTTCCGGAAAGGCATTTGGCGAAAAAATTCGGCGTCAAAAAAGCCGATGTCATAATTTTGGAATAG
- a CDS encoding FAD-dependent oxidoreductase → MTEIIRPIFEKNTLSRKTGSWRDHELKQKPRYQWESETVSPCKIACPLENDIPYWISLLKEGKIQQAWEKLMKKNPFPAVTGRVCAAFCEESCNRKEFDESISIRDLEKFLGDEALARGWHPQKSAGKPKEFSVAIVGSGPAGLSCAYQLARKRFKVVVFEQLSVLGGQLQFGIPEFRLPKDILEKEINNLVRLGIEVKKDITVDLKLFEIIKDCYDAFFFAVGLQKSKKLDIEGENNPDVFYGFDFLKDVNLGKKISLGKKVIVIGGGNIAIDAARTAEKSGSEVVIFYRRTIAEMPAIKEDVVLAQAEGIKIKELLSPIRISNKFGRNFIECQRNRLGEPDEFGRKKPLPIGGLNFLEPFDNLIIAIGEEAEDDFFVKLKDGNKVFLGGDFKTKAGTVAAAIGSGREAAEAIDKIFSRKSPIETKNSPIVKLSDLNLAYFKHQERKSLPWAEAKRCFSCGVCRECENCFNFCPDMSVKKTNDPKKPYAVDYDYCKGCGICAKECPRGVIVMEEENESKSNDR, encoded by the coding sequence ATGACTGAAATAATCAGGCCTATTTTTGAAAAAAATACTCTTTCCCGAAAAACCGGTTCTTGGCGCGACCATGAATTAAAGCAAAAGCCAAGATACCAGTGGGAATCAGAAACAGTTTCACCCTGTAAAATTGCTTGCCCTTTGGAAAATGATATTCCTTATTGGATATCACTGCTTAAAGAAGGAAAAATTCAGCAAGCTTGGGAAAAACTAATGAAAAAAAATCCTTTTCCGGCGGTAACCGGACGGGTTTGCGCGGCTTTTTGCGAAGAAAGCTGCAATCGGAAGGAATTTGACGAATCCATATCAATCAGAGATTTAGAGAAATTTTTGGGCGATGAAGCTTTGGCTCGCGGATGGCATCCTCAAAAATCAGCCGGCAAGCCGAAAGAATTTTCGGTTGCCATAGTCGGTTCCGGCCCAGCCGGACTTTCCTGCGCTTATCAATTGGCAAGAAAAAGGTTCAAAGTGGTTGTTTTTGAACAACTTTCTGTTTTAGGCGGCCAGCTTCAATTCGGCATTCCCGAGTTTCGTTTGCCAAAGGATATTTTGGAAAAAGAAATCAATAATCTCGTTCGCCTCGGAATTGAAGTTAAGAAAGACATTACAGTTGATTTGAAACTTTTTGAAATTATTAAAGATTGTTATGATGCTTTCTTTTTTGCCGTTGGCCTTCAAAAATCAAAAAAATTAGATATTGAAGGCGAGAATAATCCGGATGTTTTTTACGGCTTTGATTTCCTTAAAGATGTTAATCTTGGAAAAAAAATAAGCCTTGGAAAAAAAGTGATTGTGATCGGCGGCGGCAATATCGCTATTGACGCGGCCAGGACTGCTGAAAAATCTGGTTCAGAAGTTGTTATTTTTTACAGAAGAACCATCGCTGAAATGCCGGCGATCAAAGAAGACGTTGTTTTGGCTCAAGCCGAAGGAATAAAGATTAAAGAATTGTTAAGTCCGATCAGAATTTCCAATAAATTCGGCAGAAATTTTATTGAATGCCAAAGAAACCGACTGGGAGAACCGGATGAATTTGGCCGAAAAAAACCCTTGCCAATTGGCGGCCTTAATTTTTTGGAGCCGTTTGATAATTTGATTATCGCGATCGGCGAAGAAGCTGAAGATGATTTTTTTGTTAAGTTGAAAGACGGAAATAAAGTTTTTTTGGGCGGCGATTTTAAAACTAAAGCTGGAACAGTTGCCGCGGCCATCGGTTCAGGAAGAGAGGCCGCGGAAGCAATAGATAAGATTTTTTCAAGAAAATCGCCGATTGAAACAAAAAATTCGCCAATAGTTAAGTTGTCCGATTTAAATTTGGCTTATTTTAAACATCAAGAAAGAAAATCATTGCCGTGGGCAGAAGCTAAAAGATGTTTTAGCTGCGGAGTTTGCCGCGAATGCGAAAATTGTTTTAATTTCTGTCCGGATATGTCTGTTAAAAAAACCAATGATCCTAAAAAACCTTATGCCGTTGATTACGATTATTGCAAGGGTTGCGGCATTTGCGCCAAAGAATGTCCGAGAGGAGTAATTGTTATGGAGGAAGAAAATGAAAGCAAGTCAAATGATCGGTAA
- the porA gene encoding pyruvate ferredoxin oxidoreductase yields the protein MKASQMIGKKMLLDGNTAAALAGFSARVQASPNYCITPSTGAVEKLIEFLEERKSQIRWMHQEHSVMEACIAASLLRLRTMTATSSHGLTLMHESLHSAAKERTSIVLAVANRSLGLPWNIWPDFQDSLSQRDTGWIQLYCEDVQEVFDTILQAFKIAETVKIPAMVCFEGFILSHLSEIIDIPTQEAIDGFLPPLNTVLPLDPDNPYVFGGSCRSPIYSQQLFKAMQAAAKIIEQITVEFNQSFNRKYGLVTPYEIEPKQELILVAAGITASIAKEAVDLYKGEVGLLKLRLFRPFPSMDLKFWLEKGKKIAVFDRSMSYGAKGIFAQEIESAMYNSGIPIFNYIRGMAGKDIRPEHLVEDIEDALKSSDPEIIRWRS from the coding sequence ATGAAAGCAAGTCAAATGATCGGTAAAAAAATGCTTTTAGATGGCAATACGGCCGCTGCTTTGGCGGGTTTTAGCGCCAGAGTGCAGGCTTCGCCTAATTATTGCATCACGCCAAGCACCGGAGCCGTGGAAAAACTCATAGAATTTCTTGAAGAGAGAAAATCTCAAATTCGCTGGATGCATCAGGAACATTCAGTTATGGAAGCCTGCATCGCCGCCTCTTTGCTTAGATTAAGAACGATGACCGCCACAAGTTCCCATGGTTTGACATTAATGCATGAATCCTTACATTCAGCGGCTAAAGAGAGAACGTCCATTGTTTTGGCAGTGGCTAATCGTTCTTTGGGCCTGCCTTGGAATATCTGGCCTGATTTTCAGGACAGTCTCTCTCAAAGAGACACTGGCTGGATTCAGCTTTATTGCGAAGATGTTCAAGAAGTCTTTGACACTATTCTGCAGGCATTTAAAATAGCCGAGACCGTAAAAATTCCGGCAATGGTTTGTTTTGAAGGGTTTATCCTTTCACATTTGTCGGAAATAATTGATATTCCGACTCAAGAAGCGATTGACGGATTTTTGCCGCCTTTGAATACTGTCTTGCCTCTTGATCCGGATAATCCTTATGTTTTTGGCGGTTCTTGCCGCAGTCCGATTTACAGCCAACAGCTATTTAAGGCAATGCAAGCCGCGGCAAAGATAATTGAACAAATTACGGTTGAGTTTAATCAATCTTTTAACAGAAAATACGGCCTGGTAACGCCTTATGAGATTGAACCAAAGCAAGAATTAATTTTGGTGGCCGCGGGTATTACCGCTTCAATCGCCAAGGAAGCGGTTGATTTATACAAAGGAGAAGTTGGATTGTTAAAACTCCGTTTGTTTAGGCCGTTCCCATCAATGGATTTAAAATTTTGGCTGGAGAAAGGCAAAAAAATCGCTGTTTTTGACAGGTCAATGAGTTATGGAGCCAAAGGTATTTTTGCCCAAGAGATTGAGTCCGCGATGTATAATTCAGGCATTCCGATTTTTAATTATATTCGCGGCATGGCTGGTAAAGATATCAGGCCTGAACATCTTGTTGAAGACATTGAAGATGCTCTTAAATCAAGCGATCCTGAAATAATTCGTTGGAGGAGTTAA
- a CDS encoding pyruvate synthase subunit beta produces the protein MKEKIYDRPEKEMLWPGHSFCPGCAEPITLRQVLSVLAEDDKDGKKIIILVTPASCKSVCASFEANAEKVFDMASLFMSASDRATGIRMALDWYGASAALVVLWIGDGAAFDIGLGSLSAAAARNENILVFCHDNEGYMNTGVQQSSSTPQGAWTTVTTEGKKYLKKDIAKILANHGVSYVATATIAFLDDLRKKVRKAREMQGFRFIHLFTPCPTGWRLPENLSIEVSRLAVAARIFPLYEIFNGEKYKISEMPEKRLVKDYLAVQGRFSALKEKEADLKIIQKNVDDNWLRLEKLEKLSKF, from the coding sequence ATGAAAGAAAAAATATATGACCGGCCTGAAAAGGAAATGCTTTGGCCCGGACATTCTTTTTGCCCGGGCTGCGCTGAACCCATAACTTTGAGGCAAGTTTTAAGCGTTTTGGCTGAAGATGATAAAGATGGAAAAAAAATCATCATTCTGGTGACTCCGGCTTCCTGCAAAAGCGTTTGCGCCAGTTTTGAAGCAAACGCTGAAAAAGTATTTGATATGGCAAGTTTATTTATGTCAGCGTCTGACCGGGCAACCGGAATCAGAATGGCGCTTGATTGGTATGGAGCCTCCGCCGCTTTAGTTGTGCTGTGGATAGGCGACGGAGCTGCTTTTGACATCGGTCTTGGTTCTCTTTCTGCGGCGGCTGCCAGAAATGAAAACATTCTTGTTTTCTGCCACGATAACGAGGGCTATATGAATACCGGAGTTCAGCAATCAAGTTCTACGCCGCAAGGAGCATGGACAACGGTGACCACCGAAGGCAAAAAATACCTTAAAAAAGATATTGCCAAGATTTTAGCTAATCACGGGGTTTCTTATGTGGCAACGGCTACCATCGCTTTTCTTGATGATTTGCGAAAAAAAGTCAGGAAAGCGAGAGAAATGCAAGGTTTCAGATTTATTCATTTATTTACTCCTTGCCCGACTGGTTGGCGTTTGCCGGAAAACTTGTCAATTGAAGTGTCAAGATTGGCGGTGGCTGCCAGGATTTTCCCGCTTTATGAAATTTTTAACGGGGAAAAATATAAAATCAGCGAAATGCCGGAAAAACGCTTGGTAAAAGATTATCTGGCAGTTCAAGGCAGGTTCAGCGCTTTGAAAGAAAAAGAAGCTGACTTGAAAATCATCCAGAAAAATGTGGATGATAATTGGTTAAGATTGGAAAAATTGGAAAAACTTTCCAAGTTTTAA
- the thyX gene encoding FAD-dependent thymidylate synthase — protein sequence MKREIEVLGFYNGHQLLDGQGEKIDFLKIIELAGRTCYKSFDKITNDSAKQFVHKLLRVFKHESVIEHSWLTLNVRYIHNDIKMILDILLLNNLFKISKRENKQWLISGNLRMFRDLFKKISKLNDNDDQKYPILIPLIREYPDFFSDLEINENFFNKNQEIFNEAANIIVLNSDIKYTLEEKLKHWWLAIRFKGGSRAFTHQLVRHRLCAISQESQRYCDEAGFYNNEYYVIPDSLKELSNVKLMDLIGDGNMENNLTLGEWYKSNMLLIDNWYRNLQNFLKLAKEKGLIKMGKVNEDARFLLPNAVCSEIVVSANLEEWRHIFKMRCDSHAQWEIRDFAMMVLKKAKSLFPGVFNDFVEEK from the coding sequence ATGAAAAGAGAAATTGAAGTTCTTGGTTTTTATAATGGCCATCAATTATTAGATGGCCAAGGAGAGAAAATTGATTTTCTAAAAATTATTGAGCTTGCCGGAAGAACTTGTTATAAATCTTTTGACAAAATAACCAATGATTCAGCAAAGCAATTTGTCCATAAATTATTGAGAGTTTTTAAGCATGAAAGTGTGATTGAACACTCTTGGCTTACTCTTAATGTAAGATATATTCATAATGACATTAAAATGATTTTGGATATTTTATTGTTAAATAATTTATTCAAAATCAGTAAAAGAGAAAATAAGCAATGGTTGATTAGCGGAAATCTGCGGATGTTCAGAGATCTTTTCAAAAAAATCTCTAAACTTAATGATAATGATGATCAAAAATATCCTATTCTAATTCCTTTAATCCGGGAATATCCTGATTTTTTCTCGGATTTGGAAATTAATGAAAATTTCTTTAATAAAAATCAAGAGATATTCAATGAAGCAGCAAATATCATTGTTTTAAATTCGGATATTAAATATACTCTGGAAGAAAAATTAAAACACTGGTGGCTCGCAATCCGTTTCAAAGGCGGCTCCCGAGCTTTTACTCATCAATTAGTCCGCCATCGTCTTTGCGCGATTTCCCAGGAAAGCCAGAGATATTGCGATGAAGCGGGATTTTACAACAATGAATATTATGTAATTCCGGATTCCCTAAAGGAGTTGAGTAACGTTAAATTGATGGATTTAATCGGCGATGGCAATATGGAAAACAATTTAACCTTAGGAGAATGGTATAAAAGCAATATGCTTTTAATAGATAACTGGTATAGGAATTTACAGAATTTTCTGAAACTGGCGAAAGAAAAAGGTCTAATAAAAATGGGTAAAGTGAATGAAGATGCCAGATTTTTATTGCCCAACGCGGTCTGCAGTGAAATCGTTGTCTCCGCGAACCTTGAAGAATGGCGCCATATTTTTAAAATGAGATGCGATTCGCACGCCCAATGGGAAATTCGCGATTTCGCGATGATGGTTTTAAAAAAAGCAAAATCGCTTTTCCCGGGAGTATTTAATGATTTTGTGGAAGAAAAATAA
- a CDS encoding YraN family protein — MKQNKNKTEKQKIGEIGENIAVKHLVKQGYNILDRNFRKPWGEIDIVAKKDDILYFVEVKTVSYETVSYETNKLNSDYDPENNVDDWKIKRLNKAIQSYLGYIKSSDKQEWQINIMSVFVDLKNKKAKIRITEDI; from the coding sequence ATGAAACAAAATAAAAATAAAACAGAAAAACAAAAAATAGGAGAGATTGGAGAGAATATTGCTGTGAAACATCTTGTGAAACAAGGATATAATATTTTGGATAGAAATTTTAGAAAACCATGGGGTGAAATAGATATTGTGGCTAAAAAAGATGATATTCTTTATTTTGTGGAAGTAAAAACTGTTTCATATGAAACAGTTTCATATGAAACTAATAAATTGAATAGTGATTATGATCCAGAAAATAATGTAGATGATTGGAAAATAAAGAGATTAAATAAAGCAATTCAATCTTATTTAGGTTATATTAAATCATCGGATAAACAAGAATGGCAAATAAACATTATGTCTGTATTCGTTGATTTAAAAAATAAAAAAGCTAAAATTAGAATTACAGAGGATATTTAG